The following are encoded together in the Adhaeribacter arboris genome:
- the porZ gene encoding type IX secretion system anionic LPS delivery protein PorZ, protein MSSRFLVNRVFIVSILGLVLGWFETGHVWAQQGTLGIGQWQVHVPYNRAKAIAEVEGIIYCATEDGFFLFDPAFNQIKTLSKSDGFHNINVSTLAYDAASKTLVIAYEDTHLDLLRNGELIALTDIARKNISGAKTIHQIYFRDKYAYLATTFGVVVVDLDKLEIKETYSNLGPSGQVLDVYASTTLNDSIYLATSNGLMAASLTGPNLLDYKSWRTFGPESGLPAAVIGKTIATFSQSIYAGSNQNRVYKFTGKNWVPTAVDLTNTEAFQLSSTANHLLISSQNNVVLLDAADKVQIYDDPLLEQPRAALQSNDQSFWVADYSRGLIHLENNTYSAIVPAGPFSSQAFSVYSDNAATIVLEGGYNQSYEQRGAKAGFYEYASGKWTNYTSWLQTDPAQFPAITDLTRAVRNPVNQKLYIGSYGGGLLEWTGLGQFKVYDPTNSPLITSLPNNNNFTRVPDVAADANGNIWVLNRNQLPNLPGLHVLKPDNTWQSFSFPGFPDGSNLERIVLDDVNFKWMALSKNGTSAKGLVVFDEVANTFKHLTPANANLPGLEVYSLAKDRDGAVWVGTNNGLAVFDDPSQAFSADFIATQPIINGRPVLEGQVVRAIAIDGGNRKWIGTDAGLWLFNEEGDKLLVNFTNENSPLLSNKITDISINQKSGEVFIATEAGLVSFRGTATVTEDKPSCATVFPNPVRPEYDGLVAISDLPNNAHVKITDVAGHLVYETQAAGGTVAWNTRDGQGRRVKTGVYLVFSSTPDGSQSCVSKVAVVE, encoded by the coding sequence GTGAGTAGCAGGTTCCTGGTAAACCGGGTATTTATAGTAAGTATTTTAGGGTTGGTGCTCGGTTGGTTTGAAACCGGGCACGTTTGGGCGCAGCAAGGCACTTTGGGTATTGGTCAGTGGCAGGTGCATGTACCCTATAATCGTGCTAAAGCTATTGCCGAAGTGGAGGGTATCATTTACTGCGCTACGGAAGATGGTTTTTTCTTATTCGATCCGGCGTTTAATCAAATAAAAACGCTTTCTAAATCCGACGGTTTTCATAATATTAACGTAAGTACATTAGCCTACGATGCCGCTTCAAAAACGCTGGTTATTGCCTACGAAGATACTCACCTGGATTTGCTCCGAAATGGTGAGCTAATCGCCCTCACTGATATAGCCCGTAAGAACATTTCCGGCGCAAAAACAATCCATCAGATTTATTTCCGCGACAAATATGCGTATTTGGCTACTACTTTTGGGGTGGTAGTAGTAGACCTCGACAAGCTGGAAATCAAAGAAACTTATAGTAATCTGGGACCAAGTGGGCAAGTTTTAGATGTTTATGCCAGCACTACTCTGAACGATAGCATTTACTTAGCTACCTCCAACGGTTTAATGGCGGCCTCTTTAACTGGCCCTAACTTACTCGATTACAAAAGCTGGCGTACTTTCGGTCCAGAATCTGGTTTGCCCGCGGCAGTTATTGGTAAAACTATTGCCACTTTTTCTCAAAGTATATACGCCGGCTCAAATCAAAACCGGGTTTATAAATTTACTGGAAAAAACTGGGTACCCACGGCAGTGGACTTGACCAACACGGAAGCTTTCCAGTTAAGCTCAACCGCCAACCATTTACTTATCTCCAGTCAGAATAATGTAGTTCTGCTAGATGCAGCCGATAAGGTACAAATTTACGATGATCCCTTATTAGAACAACCGCGGGCGGCCCTGCAAAGTAATGATCAAAGCTTTTGGGTAGCGGATTACAGTCGGGGGTTGATTCATCTGGAAAATAATACTTATTCTGCTATCGTGCCCGCCGGTCCATTCTCCAGTCAAGCTTTTAGTGTTTATTCCGATAACGCTGCTACGATTGTACTGGAAGGTGGTTATAATCAGTCGTACGAACAACGGGGTGCCAAAGCAGGGTTTTATGAATATGCCAGCGGAAAATGGACAAATTACACCAGTTGGCTACAAACTGATCCTGCTCAATTTCCGGCCATCACTGATTTAACTCGAGCGGTACGCAATCCGGTCAACCAAAAATTATATATCGGTTCTTACGGCGGTGGTCTTCTGGAATGGACTGGTTTGGGACAATTTAAAGTTTATGATCCTACCAATAGTCCCTTAATAACCTCCTTGCCTAATAATAACAATTTTACCCGCGTACCCGATGTTGCTGCCGATGCCAATGGAAATATTTGGGTTCTTAATCGTAATCAGTTACCTAACTTGCCGGGTTTACACGTGTTAAAACCAGATAATACTTGGCAGTCGTTTTCATTCCCCGGCTTTCCGGATGGCAGTAACCTGGAGCGTATTGTACTAGATGATGTGAATTTTAAATGGATGGCGCTTAGTAAAAACGGCACGAGTGCCAAAGGCTTAGTTGTTTTTGATGAAGTAGCTAATACGTTTAAACATTTAACTCCGGCTAATGCCAATTTGCCGGGCTTAGAAGTTTATAGTCTGGCCAAAGATAGAGATGGCGCCGTTTGGGTAGGCACTAACAACGGGTTGGCCGTATTTGATGATCCTTCCCAGGCTTTTAGTGCTGATTTTATAGCTACTCAACCTATTATTAATGGGCGACCTGTTTTAGAGGGGCAAGTAGTGCGGGCTATCGCAATAGACGGAGGCAACCGAAAATGGATAGGTACGGATGCCGGATTATGGCTTTTTAACGAAGAGGGCGATAAGTTATTAGTGAACTTTACTAATGAAAATAGTCCTTTGCTATCCAATAAAATTACGGATATTAGTATAAACCAGAAGTCCGGCGAAGTATTTATCGCTACCGAGGCTGGTTTGGTTAGTTTCCGGGGAACGGCTACCGTTACCGAAGACAAACCTAGCTGCGCCACTGTTTTCCCTAATCCGGTACGCCCCGAGTACGACGGTTTAGTTGCTATTTCGGATTTACCTAACAATGCGCACGTAAAAATAACCGATGTTGCGGGTCACCTGGTTTATGAAACCCAAGCTGCTGGTGGTACGGTAGCCTGGAATACGCGCGATGGGCAAGGTCGCCGCGTTAAAACCGGCGTATATTTGGTTTTTAGTTCCACGCCCGATGGGAGCCAAAGCTGCGTAAGTAAAGTAGCGGTGGTGGAATAG
- the recO gene encoding DNA repair protein RecO: MLVKTRGIVLNFIKFRETSIITRIYTEQLGLQNYIVNSVRKKGPGARIALFQPLTLLDMVVYTSPRGGLTRISEYKCSYPFTSIPFNTRKSSIVLFLSEILTYTIQEEEENLPLFGFLYDSIVYFDCQEQGFSNFHLFFLLQLAHYLGFGPTSGADITSQVAFSVGTATQSRGSVLHFQMFEAYFDALLQSSEEVFMNSKVRKELLLILIRYYQLHVEKLGEIKSLQVLSEVLSD, encoded by the coding sequence TTGCTGGTAAAAACGCGCGGTATTGTTTTAAATTTTATAAAGTTTCGGGAAACCTCCATTATCACCCGGATTTATACTGAACAATTAGGTTTGCAAAATTATATTGTAAATAGCGTACGCAAGAAAGGTCCCGGCGCTCGAATTGCTTTGTTTCAGCCGTTAACTTTATTGGATATGGTGGTGTATACTTCTCCCCGGGGAGGGCTTACCCGAATATCAGAGTATAAATGTAGTTATCCCTTTACCAGTATTCCGTTCAATACTCGAAAGAGCAGTATTGTTTTGTTTTTGTCGGAAATATTAACTTATACTATCCAGGAAGAAGAAGAGAACTTACCCTTATTTGGTTTTTTGTACGATTCTATTGTTTATTTCGATTGCCAAGAGCAGGGTTTTAGTAATTTTCATTTGTTCTTTCTGTTACAATTAGCGCATTATTTAGGTTTTGGCCCTACTTCCGGCGCCGATATTACTTCGCAAGTTGCTTTTTCGGTTGGTACCGCAACACAAAGCCGTGGTTCGGTGTTACACTTCCAGATGTTCGAAGCGTATTTTGATGCTTTATTGCAGAGTTCGGAAGAGGTTTTTATGAACAGTAAAGTCCGGAAAGAACTACTTCTGATATTAATCCGGTATTATCAATTGCACGTAGAAAAGCTCGGCGAAATTAAATCCTTACAAGTACTCTCCGAAGTTTTGTCGGATTAA
- a CDS encoding lysylphosphatidylglycerol synthase transmembrane domain-containing protein translates to MDLNRKKLLENFSTKRILIPVFIGLVVIGYMFYRNNDLTDLQNLKNAKPFWLVMTILVLVVRDAGYIYRIRHITEKVLSWRKSLDVIMLWEFASCVLPSVAGGSTVAAFIINKEGIPLGKSLAYVMVTAMLDNLFFLLAVPIVLFATQSDIFPDVEALPDSFKAGLEIAFIISYLLIAFYALLMWYALFRNPKAVKRLFLRVTGVGFLKKWRPAAYMHGTELVWASRQLKGHSLSYWVRACLSTIFVWTARYYVINCLIAAFTDIGFQDHMLIFSRNLIYKVVLLVAVTPGGAGFAEIAFPTFFGKWLGSFTTVIVLLYRMVTYYLYLILGSVFLPRWVARVFGTHVKPELEPELSTK, encoded by the coding sequence ATGGATCTGAATAGAAAAAAATTACTGGAAAACTTTTCGACGAAGCGAATCCTGATTCCGGTATTTATTGGATTAGTGGTGATTGGCTACATGTTTTACCGGAACAATGACCTCACCGATTTGCAAAATTTAAAAAATGCCAAACCTTTTTGGCTGGTTATGACCATATTAGTGCTGGTAGTGCGTGATGCGGGTTACATTTACCGTATCCGGCACATCACCGAAAAAGTACTTTCCTGGCGAAAGAGCCTGGATGTGATCATGCTTTGGGAGTTTGCTTCTTGCGTGCTGCCATCCGTTGCGGGTGGTTCTACTGTAGCAGCTTTTATTATTAATAAGGAAGGAATCCCGTTAGGTAAATCCCTGGCCTATGTAATGGTTACCGCCATGCTCGACAATCTGTTCTTTCTGTTAGCGGTACCCATTGTTTTGTTTGCCACGCAAAGCGATATTTTTCCGGATGTAGAGGCTCTGCCAGATTCCTTTAAAGCCGGATTAGAAATAGCTTTTATTATTAGTTACCTACTTATAGCTTTTTACGCTTTGCTAATGTGGTATGCCCTATTTCGTAATCCTAAAGCTGTAAAACGCTTATTTTTGCGGGTAACGGGCGTTGGATTTTTGAAAAAGTGGCGTCCCGCGGCATATATGCACGGCACCGAATTAGTATGGGCTTCCCGTCAGCTGAAAGGCCATTCGCTTAGTTATTGGGTCCGGGCCTGTTTATCTACTATCTTCGTCTGGACAGCCCGCTATTATGTTATTAATTGTCTTATTGCGGCATTCACAGATATTGGTTTTCAGGATCACATGCTTATATTTTCGCGTAACCTGATTTACAAAGTGGTGCTACTAGTAGCTGTTACACCGGGCGGGGCGGGTTTTGCTGAAATTGCCTTTCCCACTTTTTTCGGCAAATGGCTGGGTAGTTTTACGACTGTAATTGTGTTACTCTATCGTATGGTTACGTATTACCTTTATTTAATTTTAGGATCTGTTTTTTTGCCGCGTTGGGTAGCCAGGGTGTTTGGCACCCATGTTAAGCCGGAGTTAGAGCCTGAATTATCTACTAAATAA
- a CDS encoding FKBP-type peptidyl-prolyl cis-trans isomerase, protein MNLKTILTTVTGNRLLTAIFFFLSLTTFYGCNDNDELEDEARRREEAYNKQLALDTVKIKEYFTTKGITIFKRSPYKSGLFYVTQTPGTGDSPTVGKTVVTDYILTNLQGDTLDTSREPRPGKTVAEPLTFQLGRANILSGYQEGVSLMRVGERTLFYLPSGLAYGDQAQEKIPANSVLIFDIELREVK, encoded by the coding sequence ATGAACCTAAAAACTATTTTAACTACGGTTACAGGTAACCGATTATTAACCGCCATCTTCTTTTTTCTAAGTTTAACCACGTTCTACGGTTGTAATGACAATGATGAACTGGAAGATGAAGCTCGTCGTAGAGAGGAAGCGTATAACAAGCAATTAGCTCTTGATACGGTTAAAATAAAAGAATATTTTACTACTAAGGGTATAACCATTTTCAAACGCTCGCCTTATAAATCCGGTTTGTTTTACGTTACTCAAACACCGGGTACCGGCGATAGTCCAACTGTAGGCAAAACGGTAGTAACGGATTATATACTAACCAATTTACAAGGCGATACTCTGGACACTTCCCGTGAACCACGACCTGGTAAAACGGTGGCTGAACCCTTAACCTTTCAGTTGGGCCGAGCTAATATTCTTTCTGGCTACCAGGAAGGTGTTTCGCTGATGCGGGTAGGAGAACGCACTTTGTTCTATTTACCTTCGGGATTAGCTTACGGAGATCAGGCTCAAGAGAAAATACCAGCCAACAGCGTATTGATATTTGACATTGAATTACGGGAAGTAAAATAA
- a CDS encoding FKBP-type peptidyl-prolyl cis-trans isomerase, which yields MLKKSRFFVPVFAGFCLLQACNNNSVDFKKADNGVDYKLFAKDKSGKFEAKNAPSKNDTVGKPKEGQVLTMQMKYFTQTKAGKDTLLFDTHKNGFPVQIPIMKPTFKGGLEDAFSLVRAGDSAVFRISADSLFAKTFQQPMPPFIKKGSKLTFHVLAQKVQSQQEAMMDQQKMMMEFMEKQNKKDEQIIQEYVQKEGLKAQKTASGLYYVVNQPGSGAPAKAGQTVSVKYKGTLLDGKVFDSSDNPQLGGKPFQFTLGQQQVIRGWDEGIALLNKGAKCTLIVPSTMGYGPQAQGAIPANAVLRFDVELVDVK from the coding sequence ATGTTAAAAAAGAGTAGATTTTTCGTACCCGTGTTCGCGGGGTTTTGTTTGTTACAGGCTTGTAACAATAATTCAGTAGATTTTAAAAAAGCCGATAACGGAGTAGATTACAAATTATTTGCTAAGGATAAAAGTGGTAAATTCGAAGCAAAAAATGCGCCTTCTAAAAACGATACCGTGGGTAAACCCAAAGAAGGACAAGTACTTACCATGCAAATGAAGTATTTCACGCAAACCAAAGCCGGCAAGGATACTTTATTATTCGATACCCATAAAAACGGTTTTCCGGTTCAGATTCCTATCATGAAACCTACCTTTAAAGGTGGGTTAGAAGATGCTTTCTCGTTGGTACGGGCAGGTGATAGTGCGGTTTTCCGGATTAGTGCCGATTCTTTATTTGCCAAAACTTTTCAGCAGCCCATGCCTCCTTTTATTAAAAAAGGATCCAAATTAACTTTCCACGTATTGGCCCAAAAAGTACAATCGCAGCAGGAAGCCATGATGGATCAGCAAAAAATGATGATGGAATTCATGGAGAAGCAAAATAAAAAAGATGAGCAAATTATCCAGGAATACGTTCAGAAAGAAGGTTTAAAAGCGCAGAAAACGGCTTCCGGTTTATATTACGTAGTAAACCAACCGGGTTCCGGTGCACCGGCAAAAGCGGGCCAAACAGTTTCGGTTAAGTACAAAGGCACCTTGCTGGATGGTAAAGTATTCGACTCTTCGGATAATCCGCAGTTGGGGGGTAAGCCTTTTCAATTTACATTAGGCCAGCAACAAGTCATTCGGGGCTGGGACGAAGGTATTGCTTTATTAAACAAAGGGGCAAAATGTACCTTAATTGTACCTTCTACTATGGGCTACGGACCGCAGGCACAGGGCGCAATTCCGGCAAATGCAGTACTTCGCTTTGATGTTGAACTAGTAGACGTTAAATAA
- a CDS encoding nucleoside-diphosphate kinase, translating to MATNQTFTMIKPDAVQDNHIGAITQMIEADGFRIVSLKKTRLTLERAGQFYAVHKDRPFYKDLVAYMSSGPIVAMILEKENAVADFRKLIGATNPAQAEEGTIRKKFAKSVEANAVHGSDSDENAQIEGDFFFAVDERF from the coding sequence ATGGCTACTAACCAAACATTTACAATGATTAAGCCGGATGCGGTGCAAGACAACCACATTGGCGCTATTACTCAAATGATCGAAGCGGATGGTTTCCGGATTGTGTCTTTGAAAAAAACCAGATTAACTTTAGAGCGAGCGGGTCAATTTTACGCCGTGCACAAAGACCGTCCGTTCTATAAAGACTTAGTGGCTTATATGAGTTCGGGCCCGATTGTCGCTATGATTTTAGAGAAAGAAAACGCCGTAGCTGATTTTCGTAAGTTAATTGGAGCTACTAATCCGGCTCAGGCCGAGGAGGGAACCATCCGGAAAAAGTTTGCCAAATCCGTGGAAGCCAACGCGGTACACGGTTCTGACTCGGATGAAAATGCCCAAATTGAGGGAGATTTCTTTTTTGCGGTCGATGAACGTTTCTAA
- a CDS encoding FKBP-type peptidyl-prolyl cis-trans isomerase encodes MFRTFKIPGFTIIYFLVLLSFLGCKSEDPYEKYNRQQREADDLYIQEYLTANKITNFTKTTTGLYYLPQQAGTGVKVQKGDLVKMHYIGKFLNGQKFESSYDTGIPLTFTVGAGQVIKGWDEGALLMSNQEKATLIVPSHLAYGQYGTSTIPGGTVLVFDMTILEVK; translated from the coding sequence ATGTTCCGAACTTTTAAAATTCCTGGATTTACCATTATCTATTTCTTGGTGCTGCTTTCCTTTTTGGGCTGTAAGAGCGAAGATCCATACGAAAAATACAACCGGCAGCAACGTGAAGCGGATGACTTGTATATTCAGGAATATTTGACCGCTAATAAAATCACAAACTTTACCAAAACAACTACTGGTTTATATTATTTGCCGCAACAAGCCGGCACGGGAGTTAAAGTACAAAAAGGCGATTTGGTGAAGATGCATTACATAGGTAAGTTCCTAAATGGTCAAAAGTTCGAATCATCGTATGATACGGGCATTCCACTTACTTTTACCGTAGGAGCTGGCCAGGTAATTAAGGGTTGGGATGAGGGCGCCCTCCTGATGAGTAACCAGGAAAAGGCTACCTTAATAGTTCCTTCGCATTTAGCCTACGGACAATATGGCACTTCAACCATTCCGGGTGGAACTGTTTTAGTGTTCGATATGACTATTTTAGAAGTAAAGTAG
- a CDS encoding DHH family phosphoesterase gives MQQITALKELLQEPKEILITTHHKPDADALGSSLGLAGYLKKKGHVVTVVTPSDYPDFLNWMNGNNEVITYDPAVNDELVQKLINQANVIFCLDFSSLSRINEMGPYVREAPGTKVLVDHHLEPENFAQICFSDTNAAATAELVFELIRDLGDQSLIDVHIGECLYAGIMTDTGSFRHPSTSRNVHLIIAELLHVGVNTSNIHRLIYDSHTETRLRFLGYVLKDKLTVLREFRTAYIAITADELKKYDSKTGDTEGLVNFALSIEGVVFAALIIDRNNAVKMSFRSVGDFSVNDFARKHFQGGGHRNAAGGISYDSLPETVAKFLKTLPEYKDQLTKDN, from the coding sequence ATGCAACAAATTACTGCTCTAAAGGAACTGCTTCAGGAACCAAAAGAGATTCTGATCACCACTCACCATAAACCTGATGCGGATGCACTAGGTTCTTCGCTGGGTTTAGCAGGTTACCTTAAAAAGAAAGGCCACGTCGTTACCGTAGTTACGCCCTCTGATTACCCGGATTTTCTTAACTGGATGAACGGTAATAACGAGGTAATTACGTACGATCCGGCCGTAAACGACGAACTTGTTCAAAAATTGATAAACCAGGCGAATGTTATTTTTTGTCTTGATTTTTCTTCATTGAGCCGCATTAACGAAATGGGACCCTATGTAAGGGAAGCCCCAGGCACCAAAGTACTCGTTGACCACCACCTGGAACCCGAAAATTTTGCTCAGATTTGCTTCTCTGATACTAATGCCGCGGCTACTGCCGAGCTGGTATTTGAGTTAATCCGCGATTTAGGGGACCAGTCTTTGATTGATGTTCATATTGGGGAATGTTTATACGCCGGTATTATGACGGATACGGGATCTTTCCGGCATCCGAGCACCTCGCGTAATGTGCACCTAATTATTGCCGAATTGTTGCACGTAGGGGTAAATACTTCCAATATTCACCGGCTTATTTACGATAGTCATACCGAGACGCGTTTGCGCTTTTTGGGCTACGTGCTCAAAGATAAGCTAACCGTACTCCGGGAATTTCGGACGGCTTACATTGCCATTACCGCCGACGAATTGAAAAAATATGATTCTAAAACGGGTGATACGGAGGGCCTGGTAAATTTTGCTTTATCGATTGAAGGAGTAGTTTTTGCGGCTTTAATCATTGATCGCAACAACGCTGTTAAAATGTCATTTCGGTCGGTGGGCGATTTTTCCGTGAACGATTTTGCGCGTAAACATTTTCAAGGAGGCGGCCATCGCAATGCTGCCGGGGGTATATCCTACGATTCTCTCCCTGAAACAGTAGCTAAATTTTTAAAAACATTACCTGAGTATAAAGATCAACTAACAAAAGATAATTAA
- a CDS encoding segregation and condensation protein A: protein MSFEIKLSLFEGPFDLLLFFIERDELDIHDIPIYKITNDFMAYIARLEKLNMDVASEFILTAATLMRIKAKMLLPRLEKDEQGNDIDPRKELVQHLLEYKKYKAVIGDLAVMEERRLLQEGRGNIEDELQLVAKKSKLDYELQDLSLYKLMRVFEKAINRYEEEQDRPKHTVYTYPYTIEQQRDFIQTKLQAAGSITFTELITAYPDKIGIIFNFLAILDMLQLQVISVIIDEGFNNFRIKAFEESLQVASTNGSE from the coding sequence GTGAGTTTCGAGATAAAATTATCATTATTTGAGGGTCCTTTTGATTTACTGCTTTTTTTTATTGAGCGCGATGAACTGGATATTCATGATATTCCCATTTATAAAATCACGAATGATTTCATGGCCTACATTGCCCGGCTCGAAAAGTTAAATATGGATGTAGCCAGCGAATTTATTTTAACCGCCGCAACACTGATGCGTATTAAAGCTAAAATGTTACTACCCCGCCTGGAAAAAGATGAACAGGGTAACGACATAGATCCGCGTAAAGAATTGGTACAGCATTTACTCGAGTATAAGAAATATAAAGCTGTAATCGGGGATTTGGCCGTAATGGAAGAAAGGCGCTTGTTGCAGGAAGGCCGAGGAAATATTGAGGATGAATTACAACTGGTTGCTAAAAAAAGTAAACTCGATTATGAACTTCAGGATTTAAGTTTGTATAAACTCATGCGGGTTTTTGAGAAAGCCATTAACCGCTACGAGGAAGAACAAGATAGGCCCAAACACACGGTTTATACGTATCCGTATACCATTGAGCAGCAACGTGATTTTATTCAAACCAAATTACAGGCAGCCGGTTCTATTACTTTTACGGAACTTATAACGGCTTATCCGGATAAAATTGGAATTATTTTTAATTTCCTGGCTATTCTGGATATGCTGCAATTACAAGTAATAAGTGTAATTATTGACGAAGGCTTTAATAATTTCCGGATTAAAGCTTTTGAGGAATCTTTACAGGTAGCTTCTACTAATGGATCTGAATAG